One Prunus dulcis chromosome 8, ALMONDv2, whole genome shotgun sequence DNA window includes the following coding sequences:
- the LOC117638559 gene encoding COBRA-like protein 1, producing MRYTFCTRLKIPLFVDHDVALVITSVADSGGLEVVDFSGMNMSHHHIDSHMLLLVSDCYDPLDPNGNFTIIFDTYDWTDDGYLAKVTIQNLFQYRHVDKPGWQIGWIWQQNEVIWSMNGAFATEQGNCSNYKTDIPHSCKKDPEILDLMPDASSDNKSEDCCRGGVLDALAINPSKSFSSFGIKVGNLGGAPFSGHPPLNLTLNAPGPGYTCGPLKSVDPTVSLDFGGRRQRQVFRTWKAICTYSSFLAGETPVCCVSLSSFYNPEITSCPKCSCGCREVTDKNFGTCLRPAYPFPAMSLTGDNSGANFMSALDPVKCTDHMCPIRVHWHVKTSYVDHWRIKLTITNYNYQRNFSNWNVLVQHPGLSMNPITYSFNSTLLQPSFRDVVALFWGIAFVNEELIATDEDGVGSVSTEILLEKDSESFTFKNGWAFPRRVYFNGENCEMPLPDTFPTLPNGTSKTQPPTHWLFLLLIFLISQTLLLHAL from the exons ATGCGATATACATTTTGTACAAGACTAAAAATCCCACTGTTCGTCGACCACGATGTTGCATTGGTTATCACCAGTGTTGCTGATTCTGGTGGACTGGAGGTCGTTGA TTTCTCAGGCATGAACATGAGCCATCATCATATTGATAGTCATATGTTGCTTCTTGTTTCAG ATTGCTATGATCCTTTGGACCCAAATGGAAACTTTACGATTATTTTCGACACTTATGATTGGACAGATGACGGCTATTTG GCAAAAGTAACCATCCAAAATTTATTTCAGTATCGTCACGTGGACAAGCCTGGTTGGCAGATTGGGTGGATATGGCAGCAGAATGAAGTCATTTGGTCAATGAATGGTGCCTTTGCCACAGAACAAGGAAACTGCTCAAACTACAAGACTGATATACCACACTCCTGCAAGAAAGATCCTGAAATACTTGATCTCATGCCTGATGCTTCCTCAGATAACAAATCTGAAGACTGCTGCCGCGGTGGTGTTCTTGATGCCCTGGCTATCAATCCCTCCAagtctttctcttcctttggAATTAAAGTTGGCAACTTGGGAGGAGCTCCTTTTTCAGGACATCCACCTCTGAATCTTACTCTGAATGCACCAGGTCCTGGTTACACTTGTGGGCCACTTAAGAGTGTTGATCCCACAGTTTCTTTAGATTTTGGGGGTAGAAGACAGCGCCAAGTTTTCA GAACATGGAAAGCAATATGCACTTATTCCAGTTTTCTAGCTGGTGAGACTCCAGTCTGTTGCGTTTCACTCTCTTCATTTTACAATCCTGAGATCACATCATGCCCCAAGTGTAGCTGTGGATGCAGAGAAGTAACAGACAAAAACTTCGGTACATGTTTAAG GCCAGCTTACCCCTTCCCAGCAATGTCACTAACAGGGGATAATTCAGGAGCTAATTTTATGAGTGCTCTAGACCCGGTGAAATGCACAGATCATATGTGCCCTATTCGAGTTCATTGGCATGTCAAGACCAGCTATGTGGATCACTGGAGAATTAAACTTACAATTACTAACTACAACTATCAGAGGAACTTCTCAAACTGGAATGTACTGGTCCAGCACCCTGGTCTCTCCATGAATCCAATAACGTATAGTTTCAACAGCACATTGCTTCAGCCTAGCTTTAGAG ACGTAGTTGCCCTCTTCTGGGGTATAGCCTTTGTTAATGAAGAGCTGATTGCTACTGATGAGGATGGAGTGGGTTCAGTGTCAACAGAGatacttttggaaaaagacTCAGAATCATTCACATTCAAAAATGGATGGGCTTTTCCAAGAAGGGTATAtttcaatggagaaaactgTGAGATGCCCTTACCAGACACTTTCCCAACGTTACCAAATGGCACCTCCAAAACACAACCACCAACACATTGGCTCTTCCTTCTTCTCATCTTTCTGATTTCCCAAACCCTACTTTTACATGccctttga